One part of the Streptomyces ferrugineus genome encodes these proteins:
- a CDS encoding ABC transporter permease: MTPPTPSAAAPLEATDESVKSPSPSTPQGNESRSPGRLAWNRFKRDRTGVISAYVVIFFFVIAIAAPLIAKLYGKNPYTTYASQRPELLNAFAYPAGPNGGMSSEFWFGIEPQLGRDVFTFLLYAIRTSLGIAVAATLLTTLLGVVIGVTAGYLGGKTDYLVGRIIDILLSFPSTLFFIAFMPVVYGLFIAPDEDIPTWLRATGLIIVLSAFGWASIARLLRGQVLGLREREFVEAAKVTGASPRRIVFKELLPNLWTPIIIQSTLMLPAFVTAEAGLAFLGVGMIDPTPDWGVMIQRGAQFYTEDLTFMLFPGLSMVIFVLAFNLLGDSVRDALDPKSKR; the protein is encoded by the coding sequence ATGACCCCCCCAACTCCATCCGCGGCTGCACCGCTCGAGGCGACCGACGAGAGCGTCAAGTCGCCTTCGCCCTCCACCCCTCAGGGCAACGAGAGCCGCTCACCCGGTCGGCTGGCGTGGAACCGCTTCAAGCGGGACCGCACGGGCGTCATATCGGCGTACGTCGTGATCTTCTTCTTCGTCATCGCGATCGCCGCTCCGCTCATAGCCAAGCTGTACGGCAAGAATCCGTACACCACGTACGCCAGCCAGCGGCCGGAGCTGCTCAACGCCTTCGCGTACCCGGCGGGTCCCAACGGCGGTATGAGCTCCGAGTTCTGGTTCGGCATCGAGCCGCAGCTCGGCCGTGACGTCTTCACCTTCCTGCTCTACGCGATCCGCACATCGCTGGGCATCGCCGTCGCCGCCACGCTGCTCACCACCCTCCTCGGTGTGGTCATCGGCGTCACCGCGGGTTACCTCGGCGGCAAGACGGACTATCTCGTGGGCCGGATCATCGACATCCTCCTGTCGTTCCCGTCCACCCTCTTCTTCATCGCCTTCATGCCGGTCGTGTACGGGCTCTTCATCGCGCCCGACGAGGACATCCCGACCTGGCTGCGCGCCACCGGCCTGATCATCGTGCTCTCCGCCTTCGGCTGGGCCTCCATCGCCCGTCTGCTGCGCGGCCAGGTACTCGGCCTGCGCGAGCGGGAGTTCGTCGAGGCGGCCAAGGTCACGGGCGCATCACCGCGGCGTATCGTCTTCAAGGAGCTGCTGCCCAACCTGTGGACTCCGATCATCATCCAGTCCACCCTGATGCTCCCGGCCTTTGTGACCGCGGAGGCGGGTCTCGCCTTCCTCGGCGTCGGCATGATCGACCCGACGCCGGACTGGGGCGTCATGATCCAGCGAGGGGCCCAGTTCTACACCGAGGACCTCACCTTCATGCTCTTCCCGGGCCTGTCCATGGTGATCTTCGTGCTCGCGTTCAACCTCCTCGGTGACTCTGTGCGTGACGCGCTCGACCCGAAGTCAAAGCGCTGA
- a CDS encoding ABC transporter substrate-binding protein codes for MSFSRRNFLIATGVAAASTSVLTACGSGNEGGSGNNEAPKVSGSKTTEIPVGTKADSTGPAPEVKGAVKGGTIYSLQQFDMDHMDPAQIYVSTEGAITVPIMRALTGYKLDDKGAATLVGDAATDAGTMKDGGKTWSFTLKDGLKWEDGSDVSMDDVRHTFERLFADFITEGPRYVQQFMVGGDKYKGPYDGKSLDSIEIDGKTITFRLNEPRVDFNYTLAMRGYSLVPKKQDTKEKYDKRPFSCGPYKVESRSIGKTMTYVRNEHWDPKTDSIRNAYPDKYVFQMGYELVASTDRWIADKGNDQYAVPIFNEIAPERIAQVLTKPELKKRVLTAVDTATYYWPINMTRVKDLKVRQAINHAWPHQQVQTINGGPATTEIATTIIAPVTPGYTKFDLYGVTKKPGGDPAKAKALLKEAGKLGYKLVIAFQQSDTQVKVAVAVKNALEEAGFDVVTKQVDKSTFYTQIGKLDNGFDLMGAGWSPDWPNGYSQFYPCWSGKNIGDGRSNYAQLNDPSVNKAIDAAAKIPDVEEANKAWGNVDKMILEMAAVVPDYHKIRNYLYGSKVGNVVWDSGNTCVALCKLYAMK; via the coding sequence ATGTCCTTCTCCCGTAGAAACTTCCTCATCGCCACCGGCGTCGCCGCGGCGTCGACCTCGGTGCTGACCGCCTGCGGCAGCGGCAACGAGGGCGGCTCCGGGAACAACGAGGCACCCAAGGTCAGCGGCTCCAAGACGACCGAGATCCCGGTCGGTACCAAGGCGGACTCGACCGGCCCGGCCCCCGAGGTCAAGGGCGCGGTCAAGGGCGGGACGATCTACTCGCTCCAGCAGTTCGACATGGACCACATGGACCCGGCGCAGATCTACGTCTCGACCGAGGGTGCCATCACCGTCCCGATCATGCGCGCCCTGACCGGCTACAAGCTGGACGACAAGGGTGCCGCCACCCTGGTCGGCGACGCCGCCACGGACGCCGGCACGATGAAGGACGGCGGCAAGACCTGGTCCTTCACCCTGAAGGACGGCCTGAAGTGGGAGGACGGCTCGGACGTCTCCATGGACGACGTCCGCCACACCTTCGAGCGCCTCTTCGCCGACTTCATCACCGAGGGTCCGCGCTACGTCCAGCAGTTCATGGTCGGCGGCGACAAGTACAAGGGCCCGTACGACGGCAAGAGCCTCGACTCCATCGAGATCGACGGCAAGACCATCACCTTCCGTCTCAACGAGCCCCGCGTCGACTTCAACTACACGCTCGCGATGCGCGGTTACTCCCTGGTGCCGAAGAAGCAGGACACCAAGGAGAAGTACGACAAGCGCCCGTTCTCGTGCGGTCCGTACAAGGTCGAGAGCCGCAGCATCGGCAAGACGATGACCTACGTGCGCAACGAGCACTGGGACCCGAAGACGGACTCGATCCGCAACGCCTACCCGGACAAGTACGTCTTCCAGATGGGCTACGAGCTGGTCGCCTCGACGGACCGCTGGATCGCGGACAAGGGCAACGACCAGTACGCGGTGCCGATCTTCAACGAGATCGCGCCCGAGCGCATCGCCCAGGTCCTCACCAAGCCCGAGCTGAAGAAGCGCGTCCTCACCGCGGTCGACACGGCCACCTACTACTGGCCGATCAACATGACCCGCGTCAAGGACCTCAAGGTCCGCCAGGCCATCAACCACGCCTGGCCGCACCAGCAGGTCCAGACCATCAACGGTGGCCCCGCCACCACCGAGATCGCCACCACGATCATCGCCCCGGTGACCCCCGGCTACACCAAGTTCGACCTGTACGGCGTCACCAAGAAGCCGGGCGGCGACCCCGCGAAGGCCAAGGCCCTGCTGAAGGAGGCCGGCAAGCTCGGCTACAAGCTGGTCATCGCCTTCCAGCAGTCCGACACCCAGGTGAAGGTCGCCGTCGCCGTCAAGAACGCCCTGGAGGAGGCCGGCTTCGACGTCGTCACCAAGCAGGTCGACAAGTCGACGTTCTACACGCAGATCGGCAAGCTCGACAACGGCTTCGACCTGATGGGCGCCGGCTGGAGCCCGGACTGGCCGAACGGCTACTCGCAGTTCTACCCCTGCTGGAGCGGCAAGAACATCGGCGACGGCCGCAGCAACTACGCCCAGCTGAACGACCCGAGCGTCAACAAGGCGATCGACGCCGCCGCCAAGATCCCGGACGTGGAGGAGGCCAACAAGGCCTGGGGCAACGTCGACAAGATGATCCTGGAGATGGCCGCGGTCGTCCCGGACTACCACAAGATCCGTAACTACCTGTACGGCTCCAAGGTCGGCAACGTCGTCTGGGACAGCGGCAACACCTGCGTCGCTCTCTGCAAGCTCTACGCCATGAAGTAA